One Molothrus ater isolate BHLD 08-10-18 breed brown headed cowbird chromosome 14, BPBGC_Mater_1.1, whole genome shotgun sequence DNA segment encodes these proteins:
- the MTMR8 gene encoding myotubularin-related protein 8 isoform X1, with protein MEHISTPKVENVKLLDRYASRKAASGTLYLTATHLIYVDASAEVRKETWILHHHISSVEKLPLTTAGYPLLIHCKNFHVAHFVIGQERDCHEVFTSLLKLSQPVKPEELYAFSYNPKMSKESREMGWKLIDLKLDYQRMGIPNDSWEITDINKDYEVCSTYPPEIVVPRAATKAVVMGSSRFRSRGRIPVLSYLYKENNAALCRCSQPLAGFSARCLEDEQMLQAIREANPGCPFMYVVDTRPKLNAMANRAAGKGYENEDNYENIRFKFIGIENIHVMRSSLQKLLEVCEMKSPSMSDFLTGLENSGWLRHIKAVMDAGVFLAKAVREERASVLVHCSDGWDRTAQVCSLASLLLDPFYRTFKGFMVLIEKEWIAMGHKFSHRCGHLDGDPKEVSPVFTQFVECVWQLMQQFPCSFEFSERFLLEIHDHVYSCQFGNFLGTCHREREELRIFEKTHSLWPFLLQRKQELRNPLYRGFTAYKELQPNTLPFSFQFWCGMYNRFDKGMHPKQSVLEQLLSCLSHSVSLEDSAAQLENKLPILDGPLPSKGCTSPKAGAAAAKAPTPPQDCAEGAAPVLSNGPSLGQQKHKESPAQPQDLGASREDGQAQHQG; from the exons aTGGAGCACATCAGCACCCCCAAG gtggaaAACGTGAAGCTGCTGGATCGCTACGCCAGCAGGAAGGCAGCGAGCGGGACCCTGTACCTGACAGCCACACACCTCATCTACGTGGATGCCTCTGCTGAAGTCAGGAAGGAAACATGG ATCCTGCACCACCACATCTCCAGCGTGGAGAAGCTGCCCCTGACCACAGCTGGGTACCCCCTGCTCATCCACTGCAAGAACTTCCACGTGGCTCACTTTGTGATtgggcaggagagggactgCCACGAGGTGttcacctccctgctcaagctcTCCCAGCCAG TGAAACCTGAAGAACTTTATGCTTTCTCTTACAACCCTAAAATGTCCAAAGAGAGCCGGGAGATGGGCTGGAAACTGATTGATCTGAAACTGGATTACCAGCGCATGGGGATCCCCAACGACTCCTGGGAGATAACGGATATTAACAAGGACTATGAG GTTTGCAGCACATACCCTCCTGAGATCGTGGTGCCTCGAGCTGCCACCAAGGCCGTGGTGATGGGAAGTTCAAGGTTCAGGAGCCGAGGGCGGATTCCGGTGCTTTCTTACTTGTACAAGGAAAACAAT gctgccctgtgccgctgcagccagcccctggCCGGGTTCAGCGCGCGCTGCCTGGAGGATGAGCAGATGCTCCAGGCCATCCGAGAGGCCAACCCCGGCTGCCCCTTCATGTATGTTGTAGACACGAGGCCAAAG TTGAATGCCATGGccaacagagctgctgggaagggctATGAGAATGAAGATAATTATGAAAACATTCGTTTTAAATTCATTGGCATCGAGAACATCCATGTGAtgaggagcagcctgcagaAACTGCTGGAAG TGTGTGAGATGAAGTCCCCCTCCATGAGCGATTTCCTGACGGGGCTGGAGAACTCGGGCTGGTTACGGCACATCAAGGCTGTCATGGATGCAGGTGTCTTCCTGGCCAAG gctgtgagggaggagagggcCAGCGTGCTGGTGCACTGCTCCGACGGCTGGGACCGCACAGCCCAGGTCTGCTCCCTGGCCAGCCTCCTCCTGGACCCCTTCTACAGGACCTTCAAAGGCTTCATG GTCCTGATAGAAAAGGAGTGGATTGCAATGGGCCACAAGTTCTCACACAG GTGTGGTCACCTGGATGGGGACCCCAAGGAGGTGTCCCCTGTGTTCACACAGTTTGTGGAGTGTGTGTGGCAGCTGATGCAGCAGTTCCCCTGCTCCTTCGAGTTCAGCGAGCGCTTCCTGCTGGAGATCCATGACCACGTCTACTCCTGCCAGTTTGGCAACTTCCTGGGCACCTGccacagggagagggaggagctcag AATCTTTGAGAAGACCCATTCCCTGTGGCCTTTCCTCTTGCAGAGGAAGCAGGAGTTGAGAAATCCTTTGTACAGAGGATTTACAGCTTACAAAGAGCTTCAACCAAACACTCTACCTTTCAGTTTCCA GTTCTGGTGTGGGATGTACAACCGCTTTGACAAGGGCATGCACCCCAAGCAGAGcgtgctggagcagctgctgagctgcctgagCCACAGCGTCAGCCTGGAGGACAGCGCAGCCCAGCTGGAAAAC AAACTCCCTATCCTGGACGGCCCCTTGCCCAGCAAAGGCTGCACCTCACCCAAGgcgggagctgctgctgccaaagccCCAACTCCTCCTCAGGActgtgcagagggagcagcccctgtgctgagcaatggcccctccctggggcagcagaagcacaaggagagcccagcccagccccaggatctCGGAGCCTCCAGGGAGGATGGGCAGGCTCAGCACCAAGGatga
- the MTMR8 gene encoding myotubularin-related protein 8 isoform X2, with translation MVKPEELYAFSYNPKMSKESREMGWKLIDLKLDYQRMGIPNDSWEITDINKDYEVCSTYPPEIVVPRAATKAVVMGSSRFRSRGRIPVLSYLYKENNAALCRCSQPLAGFSARCLEDEQMLQAIREANPGCPFMYVVDTRPKLNAMANRAAGKGYENEDNYENIRFKFIGIENIHVMRSSLQKLLEVCEMKSPSMSDFLTGLENSGWLRHIKAVMDAGVFLAKAVREERASVLVHCSDGWDRTAQVCSLASLLLDPFYRTFKGFMVLIEKEWIAMGHKFSHRCGHLDGDPKEVSPVFTQFVECVWQLMQQFPCSFEFSERFLLEIHDHVYSCQFGNFLGTCHREREELRIFEKTHSLWPFLLQRKQELRNPLYRGFTAYKELQPNTLPFSFQFWCGMYNRFDKGMHPKQSVLEQLLSCLSHSVSLEDSAAQLENKLPILDGPLPSKGCTSPKAGAAAAKAPTPPQDCAEGAAPVLSNGPSLGQQKHKESPAQPQDLGASREDGQAQHQG, from the exons ATGG TGAAACCTGAAGAACTTTATGCTTTCTCTTACAACCCTAAAATGTCCAAAGAGAGCCGGGAGATGGGCTGGAAACTGATTGATCTGAAACTGGATTACCAGCGCATGGGGATCCCCAACGACTCCTGGGAGATAACGGATATTAACAAGGACTATGAG GTTTGCAGCACATACCCTCCTGAGATCGTGGTGCCTCGAGCTGCCACCAAGGCCGTGGTGATGGGAAGTTCAAGGTTCAGGAGCCGAGGGCGGATTCCGGTGCTTTCTTACTTGTACAAGGAAAACAAT gctgccctgtgccgctgcagccagcccctggCCGGGTTCAGCGCGCGCTGCCTGGAGGATGAGCAGATGCTCCAGGCCATCCGAGAGGCCAACCCCGGCTGCCCCTTCATGTATGTTGTAGACACGAGGCCAAAG TTGAATGCCATGGccaacagagctgctgggaagggctATGAGAATGAAGATAATTATGAAAACATTCGTTTTAAATTCATTGGCATCGAGAACATCCATGTGAtgaggagcagcctgcagaAACTGCTGGAAG TGTGTGAGATGAAGTCCCCCTCCATGAGCGATTTCCTGACGGGGCTGGAGAACTCGGGCTGGTTACGGCACATCAAGGCTGTCATGGATGCAGGTGTCTTCCTGGCCAAG gctgtgagggaggagagggcCAGCGTGCTGGTGCACTGCTCCGACGGCTGGGACCGCACAGCCCAGGTCTGCTCCCTGGCCAGCCTCCTCCTGGACCCCTTCTACAGGACCTTCAAAGGCTTCATG GTCCTGATAGAAAAGGAGTGGATTGCAATGGGCCACAAGTTCTCACACAG GTGTGGTCACCTGGATGGGGACCCCAAGGAGGTGTCCCCTGTGTTCACACAGTTTGTGGAGTGTGTGTGGCAGCTGATGCAGCAGTTCCCCTGCTCCTTCGAGTTCAGCGAGCGCTTCCTGCTGGAGATCCATGACCACGTCTACTCCTGCCAGTTTGGCAACTTCCTGGGCACCTGccacagggagagggaggagctcag AATCTTTGAGAAGACCCATTCCCTGTGGCCTTTCCTCTTGCAGAGGAAGCAGGAGTTGAGAAATCCTTTGTACAGAGGATTTACAGCTTACAAAGAGCTTCAACCAAACACTCTACCTTTCAGTTTCCA GTTCTGGTGTGGGATGTACAACCGCTTTGACAAGGGCATGCACCCCAAGCAGAGcgtgctggagcagctgctgagctgcctgagCCACAGCGTCAGCCTGGAGGACAGCGCAGCCCAGCTGGAAAAC AAACTCCCTATCCTGGACGGCCCCTTGCCCAGCAAAGGCTGCACCTCACCCAAGgcgggagctgctgctgccaaagccCCAACTCCTCCTCAGGActgtgcagagggagcagcccctgtgctgagcaatggcccctccctggggcagcagaagcacaaggagagcccagcccagccccaggatctCGGAGCCTCCAGGGAGGATGGGCAGGCTCAGCACCAAGGatga